In Mycobacterium sp. ITM-2016-00317, the genomic window CCCCCGGTCCGATCGACACCGGCATCCTCGAACGAAGCATGCCCGCCGATGAGGCGCGCCAGTTCCTCGATCAGATCAAGGCGGGAAACCCGATGGGGCGATTCGGCGAGCCCGAGGAAGTGGCCAGAGCCATCGCGTACCTCGGGTTCGACGCGACGTACACCACGGGCACGGAGCTGCTGGTGGACGGCGGGGCCTCCGACCTCTGAAGGAACATCGGTGCTATACACCCGTATAGAGCGCGATGGTGACAAAATACGTCCATGGCGACTTCGTCGCGGCGCGTCGGCGCCGAAACGTCCAAGACCCGCGACACCCTCCTCGACTGTGTCGAGACGATGATGCTCGAAGAGGGCTACGCGAGCGTCACCTACCGCGCGCTGGCCGCCAAGGCCGGTGTCACGCCCAGCCTGGTGCAGTACTACTTCCCCACCCTCGATGACGTGTTCATCGCCGCGATCCGGCGGTACTCCGAACGCAACCTGGCGCACCTGAACAAGGTGATGGAGAAGCGCGCCGACGACCCACTGCGCGCGCTGTGGGAGTACAGCTGGGATGAGGCCACCGGCACCTTGATGACGGAGTTCATGGCGCTGGGCAACCACCGCAAGTCGATCCGCACCGAGATCGCGGCGGTGACCGAGAGCGTACGCAAGCTGCAATTGGACGCCTTGATCGCCAAGTTCGGCGAGGACGCCCGCCCGTGGGGCGACCTGTCGTTGCCGGCGCTGCAGCTGCTGATCTCCAGCCTGCCGAAGTTCCTCAACCTGGAGAAGGGCGTCGGGGTCGATACCGCGCACGCCGAACTGGTCGAGGCGTTCGAGCGCTATCTGGATTCGATCGAACCCGCACCCAAGCGGAAACCGGCCGCACGCAAGCGGTCCCGCTGAGTCAGCAGAACATGCCCCGATACCCGTGGGCCGGGTGCCGCTCCGAGATGTCGGCGGTCGCCCCGAACAGCTTCTCCCGCAACGTCCCGGGCTGATACTGCTTCTGCATGATGCCCCTGTCCTGTAACACCGGCACCAGGTGCTCGAAGAACTCGTCGTAGCTGTCGGGTAGCAGCGCGTTCATCACCTGCACCCCGTCGACGCCCGCCCCTTGATATTTGAGCAGCCGCTCGGCGATGGTCTCGGGTGAGCCGACCACCATCTGCGGCAACGACAGCGAAGTCAGGAAGTCCTTGATCGTCGGTACGGAACCCTCGGGCCAGGCGTTGATCACCGCGAGGAATGCGCCCTGAATACCGGGGATCTCGTCGAGGATGTCCACCAGGGGCGTGGCCGGGTCGTACCGGCCGAGGTCCATCCCGCTCAGGCTGGAGAAGTAGGCCGTCTGCGCTTCGGGACTGCGCCACTGCTCCAACTCGGCCCACTTACGGTAGGCCTCTTCGTCGGTCGAACCGATCACGAACATCATGCCCTGCAGGAACAGGATGTCGCCGTCCCGCCGCCCGTTGGCCCGGGCCAGTTCCCGGACCGTGCCGACCTGCTGCGCGATGGTGTCCAGTGAATAGGCCGACAGGAACATCAATTCGGCGTGCTTGCCGGCGAAGTCGAGCCCCGCCGGTGATCCACCGGCTTGCGCCAGCACCGGCGTACGTTGCGGGGACGGCTCCATCAGGTGGAAGCCCTCGACGCTGTAGCGGTGGCCCTTGTGGTTGATGTCGTGCACCTTCGACGGGTCCGTGTAGACGCCCTTCGCCGCATCGTTCACGACGGCATCGACGTCCCATGAGCCCTCCCACAGTTTGTAGGTGACGTCGACGTATTCCGCGGCCCACGCGTAGCGCTCGTCGTGCGAGAGGTTGCCGGGCAGACCGAGGTTGCGGAAGGCCTTCTCGTTGGCCGAGGTGACGATGTTCCAGCCGATGCGACCACCTGACAGGTGGTCGAGAGTCGATGCGGCGCGGGCGAACACAAAGGGATGGTGGGATATCACCGAGCTGGTGTACAGGAACCCGATGTCCTCGGTCTGCTGCGCCAGAGCCGGGATCAGCATCGTGCAGTCCGCGATCGGCACGTTCATCGCCTGCTCGAAGACGATGTCCCGGGATCCGTTGTACTCGCCCTGCACACCCATCACGTCGGTGTAGAAGAACGCGTCTATCTTCGACTGCTCGGCCTTCTTGGCCAGTTCGACCCACATGTCGAAGCCCTTGAACTCCCGGTTGCGGGCGTCGGGATGGCGCCAGCTGCCGTGGAAGTTGTGTCCGATGGAGTCCATCACCAACAGTGTGAAGATCATCCGCTTGGCCATTGTACGACCGTATAGCACAGTCGGCCGGCCAGAGCCGGATTCGCGACACTTTCGCCGGGATCAGCCGTGTGCGTCGGCAACCATCCTGCGCAACAGGGCTTTCTGGATCTTCGAACTCGGCGTTCGGGGGAAGTCGTCCACCTCGTGGATCTCCTCGGGCCACTTCTGCTTGGCGAGCCCGCTCGAAGCGAAATGGGCCCGCAGTTCGTCCATGGTGGGCGCCGTGCAGCCGGGTTTCATCCGCAGCACCGCCGCGGTGCGCTCGCCGTAGCGCGCGTCCGGGGCGGCAACGGCGACCGCCTCGGCGACACCGGACATGCTCTGCAGCACCTCCTCGACCTCCATGGCGCTGATGTTCTCGCCACCCCGAATGATGATGTCGGACTTGCGATCGACGATCGACAGCCATCCGTCGTCGTCCAGCACGCCGATGTCGCCCGTGTGGTACCAGCCCTCGTCGTCGAACGCGCTGCGGGTCAGCTCGTCGTCGAGATAGCCGAGGCACATGTCGGGTCCACGACTGAGGATCTCCCCGTCGTCGGTCAATCGGATCTCCACACCGGGAAGCGGTCGGCCATCGGTGAACAGGCGTTTCTCCGCAGGCGACGTATACGGCGTACTCGTGATCGACGGGTGCTCCGTGCTGCCGTACGACCTCCATACCGTGACACCCTGCTCGTGGAGCCGGCGCGCGGTCGCCGCTGGTACCGCCGACCCACCCATGCCGGCGTAGCGCATGTAGTCGAGGTGCTCGGCGGTGAAATCAGGATGGTCGAGCAGGCTGATGACGAAGTACGGCGCGCCACCGCCGAATGTCAGTTCGTCGCTGAGCATCAGAGACAACGTCTGGGCAGGGTTCCAGCCATCGGTGAGGTAGATCGGGGTGCCGTTCAGGACAGGTATGAGGAACGCGTTCAGCATGCCGATGAAGTGGCCGACCGGCGCCGCGGTGAGTTGACGCTCCAACCCCGGCGGATACGCGGCACTGAGTTGCCTCGTCTCGTAGACCAGGCTCTGGTGGCTGTGTACGACGCCTTTGGCATCCCGGGTGGTCCCTGATGTGAAGGCGATGACCACGGGTGCCCCGGCGTCGACCGGAAGGTTCTCGGTGAGCGGATCCGGGTCCAGGAGGTCGTCGAAATCCCGCCCCACCACACCGACGATCGGTACGTCGGCGTAGAGGTCGGGCGTATGACGCATGCGGCCGAACTCCTCGAAGGTGATGAACACCTTGGGTTTGGCGGTCGCCACGATATGCCGGATCTCCTTGGCGCCGTAAAAGTGCACGACAGGCACGACGACAGCGCCAAGGAAAGCCGACGCCCAGAACGTGGCCGCGGCCTCCACCCAGTTGGGCAACTGGAACGCGACGACG contains:
- a CDS encoding LLM class flavin-dependent oxidoreductase, giving the protein MAKRMIFTLLVMDSIGHNFHGSWRHPDARNREFKGFDMWVELAKKAEQSKIDAFFYTDVMGVQGEYNGSRDIVFEQAMNVPIADCTMLIPALAQQTEDIGFLYTSSVISHHPFVFARAASTLDHLSGGRIGWNIVTSANEKAFRNLGLPGNLSHDERYAWAAEYVDVTYKLWEGSWDVDAVVNDAAKGVYTDPSKVHDINHKGHRYSVEGFHLMEPSPQRTPVLAQAGGSPAGLDFAGKHAELMFLSAYSLDTIAQQVGTVRELARANGRRDGDILFLQGMMFVIGSTDEEAYRKWAELEQWRSPEAQTAYFSSLSGMDLGRYDPATPLVDILDEIPGIQGAFLAVINAWPEGSVPTIKDFLTSLSLPQMVVGSPETIAERLLKYQGAGVDGVQVMNALLPDSYDEFFEHLVPVLQDRGIMQKQYQPGTLREKLFGATADISERHPAHGYRGMFC
- a CDS encoding TetR/AcrR family transcriptional regulator, giving the protein MATSSRRVGAETSKTRDTLLDCVETMMLEEGYASVTYRALAAKAGVTPSLVQYYFPTLDDVFIAAIRRYSERNLAHLNKVMEKRADDPLRALWEYSWDEATGTLMTEFMALGNHRKSIRTEIAAVTESVRKLQLDALIAKFGEDARPWGDLSLPALQLLISSLPKFLNLEKGVGVDTAHAELVEAFERYLDSIEPAPKRKPAARKRSR
- a CDS encoding AMP-binding protein; translation: MAQRYIANGWWTEETVADLLTQGLRRAPEAEFRVYSATRPWMGTFGDVERIARRLAAGLRRRGVGPGDVVAFQLPNWVEAAATFWASAFLGAVVVPVVHFYGAKEIRHIVATAKPKVFITFEEFGRMRHTPDLYADVPIVGVVGRDFDDLLDPDPLTENLPVDAGAPVVIAFTSGTTRDAKGVVHSHQSLVYETRQLSAAYPPGLERQLTAAPVGHFIGMLNAFLIPVLNGTPIYLTDGWNPAQTLSLMLSDELTFGGGAPYFVISLLDHPDFTAEHLDYMRYAGMGGSAVPAATARRLHEQGVTVWRSYGSTEHPSITSTPYTSPAEKRLFTDGRPLPGVEIRLTDDGEILSRGPDMCLGYLDDELTRSAFDDEGWYHTGDIGVLDDDGWLSIVDRKSDIIIRGGENISAMEVEEVLQSMSGVAEAVAVAAPDARYGERTAAVLRMKPGCTAPTMDELRAHFASSGLAKQKWPEEIHEVDDFPRTPSSKIQKALLRRMVADAHG